The Stigmatella aurantiaca DW4/3-1 genome contains the following window.
ACTCCTTTTTATGCATCTTCGGTTTTCCCGCAGGATGCTCATGACTTTTCATTCTGCGAGCCTCATTTGCGAGCTACCGCGACTTCGCGGGCCAGTGCGACGAACGCCGTGTGAGCGGCCGAGGAATTGCGCCGGCCAGGGTAGTAGAAGCAGTGCCGAGCGAGCTCCGGTGTCCAGTCCTCGAGCACGCGAACGAGGCGTCCCGCTTCGATGTCGCCTCGCACGTCCGGCTCCATGAAGAAGCCGAGTCCGATGCCCTCCAGGACTGCGATCCGCGAGAGGCTGGCCTCGTCCAGCGTGATGGGCCCCGTCACATCGATCAGGGCCGTTTGCCCCCGCTTACGGAACTCCCACCGGAAGAGGCTGCTGTTCGGCAAGCGCACCCGGATACACCGATGACGGAAGAGGTCCGATGGGACGCGCGGCCGACCGTGCTTCTTCAGGTACGCCGGCGAAGCGACGATGGCATTGCGTTGGGGCTCTCCAAGCGGAATTGCAATCATGTCGGTGGGCACGAGGTTCGCCATCCGCATGCCGAAGTCGAACCCCTCGGCGACGAGGTCGACCAGCCGGCCTTCTGTCACGATGTCGACATGCACGTCCGGATGGCGGCGGAGGTACTCCAGCACCAGTGGCGCGAGGATCTCGCGCGCCGCTGTCGCAAACGTGTTGATGCGCAGCATGCCGGACGGCTTTGCCTGCTGGGAGCGAGCCGCGTCCATCGCGCCGCGGATGTCCTCGAGTCCCGGAGCCACCTGTTCGACGAACGCTCTGCCGGCGTCGGTCAGCGAGACGCTGCGCGTCGTGCGGTTGAAGAGGCGGACGCCAAGACGTGCTTCGAGCTTCGCGATCGCGCTGCTCATCGCCGTAAGGCCCTCTCGAAGGAGGTCGCGCCGCAGGGCGTGCGCGTGAATCGCGTGTCACCGGGCTGGGTCGAGACCGAGGCCTCCGTCGGATTCATGAGCGAGATCGCGGCGAAGAACGGCACCGACGAGGCGGGCGCGAAGGAGCTCGTGATGCGCTCGCTCGGCGGAATTCCTCTCGGGCGCCCCGCGCTTCCGGCCGAGATCGCCGAGCTGATCGGGTTTCTCGTCTCGGACCGAGCGAGCGCGATCACCGGGGCGGAGTACGTGATCGACGGCGGGACGGTGCCCGTGAGCTAGCAGGCTGCTGAAAAACTCCGGTGCGGGGACGGCCTCCCGCACCGGAGCAGGGTCTCCTCCTGACCTGGTGAGCCAGGAGCCTCCGGACGACAAGGGCAACCCCACCGTCGACTTCCACGGCGAGAAGAGAAGCAACGCCGTGCACGCGTCAACGACCGACCCGGAGTCGAGGCTGGCGCGCAGAGGATGCCGGGTATGACGTGCAGTGCTTCGTGGAAGCTGTACGGGAGCGACGGATGACTCCGCACGTGGCCCAAACGCGGGACGTGCGCCGGGCCAGCCGAATCGACGGCCGGGCCCCCCGCCATACGGGTTGCCCCCTGCCAGCGCGCTCTCTTCAGCACCGCGAGGAAAATCCCTGGGGATTCAGCGGCTTGAGCACGAAGGCCCCGCGGTGTTCATCGCGAGGCCCGTGGAAAACAAAAAGGCCCTGCCGGGTTAGGGCAGGGCCTTCTTTTTTGCTCCCCGTTCGAAGTGGCTTGCGAACGCGTTCGCGGCTCCGCCCAGAGAGCGCAACCGGAATCACCTTGTGATTCCAGGTACTTCCCCGCACGGCCCGCCGAATAGGGGCATCAGCGCCCGGCTGCGAACGACGAGCGCGCGCCAGCCTGGTGGAGTGGGCTGGACACGAGCTGCCCCGCCGCGCGAATGGTAGGTTCTTGTCCCGCCAGGTGAGATGCACGCGCTGAGTGGAGCGCTCCCGCGCCCTTGGGTTCTCGAACTTCTTCCAGGGCGCGGTCGCTGCGCCGACGGTAGCCGTAGGCGACTGGGCCGGGACCGAGCCGGTCCTGCCGGAGCCTTCCGAGGTTGGGCACCCGACTGCGAGGTCCACCCCGTGACACTCACCTGGGGGGTGGTTCTGCTGCTGACGCAGGTCCCCGGAGCGGAGCATCCGGCCGACGGCGCGCGGCCCTCCGCTTCCTCGCCCGCGGCCATATTGCCTGCGGACACTCCGCCCACGGCCGCTCGCGAAGGCGGACAGTGAGAGACCGAGCGGAGCCGCTCGACAGTCGGCACTACGTGAGCAGCCACCTACGCAAGGGCTCTCCGGGGTTCCAGGGCTCCACGCCAGGTTCAGAGCCTTGCACCGCCGGTGCGCTTCCGGTTCCGGAAGCCATCCATACCTTTGAGGTATCATGCTGTCGGCCCTACCCACGGGAGCACATCCCTTCCATGCCCCATCGAATCCCTCAGGCTTCAGCGCATCAGCAAGCCGTCATCGAGGAGCTGAGCAACCTCGTCCACGGCATCTCCGCGCCCTTCGTCTGCAGCGGCACACTCGTGCCTGAAGCCCCGGTGACACTGCGCTTCAAGGACGGAGTGCAGGTGCCCATCACGCGGTTGGAGCGCGGTACGGATCCACACACCGCTCTTGAGCCTCTGCTCGCCCGATGCTCGCCGGCCCCCTTCGGAAAGGGCAGGAAGACGCTGTACAACCGCCGCGTGCGTGATGCCCTCCACCTCAAGGCCGAAGGGGGGGCATTCACCGTCCTGAACTTCGATCCGGCCGCCTCCGGCGTGCTTGAAGTCGTCCGCCAGCAGCTCTGCCCGGGCGACCCTACCGCCCTCACCGCCGTGCTGTACAACGTCAACGTGTACGGGACGGAGGGCCACTTCGAGCCTCACAAGGACACGCCTCGAGGCAGCCAGATGCTGGGCACCTTGGTGGTATGCCTCCCCTCGCGGTTCTTCAACGGTCAGCTCGTGCTCACGCACCGCAGCGCACACAAGGTCTTCGACTGGGGGCGGGACATCAGCGAACAGGCAGAGCCGTCGCGCATCCACTGGGCGGCCTTCTTCGGTGACGTGGACCATGCCATCGACAAGGTGTGGATGGGGCTGCGCGTGACGCTGACCTACCTCCTCTACCGGGGGGAGGGCGCCATCACCGCCCCCAGGCCCTCTGGCGAAGCCACGGAGCGACTCCGTCAGGGGTTGGAGCGAGCACTGGCGGATCGCCACTTCCTTCCGCGGGGCGGTGTGCTCGGCTTCCCCTGCTTTCACATGTACAGCCACGAAGCAGCCTTCCGGCGCAGTCTGCCGCCGCTGACCCTGAAGGGAGCAGCCCTTCACAGGTTGAAAGGACGCGATGCCGAGGTGGCGGCGGCAGCGCTCAGGGCGGGCCTGTCTGTTTCACTTCAGCCCTACCTCATCGAGCTGTGCGCTGATGAGACCTGGCAGTTGAAGCGATTCCCAACCGAAGAAGAACAAGAGCTGCTGGATGAACGATTGTTGGACCCGTGGGTGCTCGAGAAGGCCCTGCCTATCGCCGCTCACGGGGACGTGCCCAGGGGTTTCGGAGTGACGTGGGTCATCTCTCCGCCAGAGTTCAACGGCCCCGTGAAGCCGCGCACCGTGGAGGGCGATGCGGACAGTCCCTCCTCGGAGGAACCTGTCGCTCAGCTCTTCCACTCCGGTGCGTACAGCGCCACTGGGTACTTCGGCAACGAGGGGGGCGAGACCGACTTCTACCTCTATGCCGCGCTTCACGTGGTAATCCCACCTCTGGGCAAAGGCCTGCGCCAGGTGACGCGAGCCGCTCGGAAATCGGCTCGCGCTGGGAAGCACTCCTGACCGCCCGCGCGCTTTTTTACAGACACCAGCGGGCTGCATCCTCTGGGGCCGCGGGGAAGGAGAGCAGGCCGATCGCGTACAGCAGCCCCATGCCGGCGAACTCGACGTCGTCGTCTTCCTCCTCACCGAGGCGCCCCTCGATGATCAGGTGCCAGTCGTCAGCGGACGTGGGCCGCTTCTCGGTCTTGACCACCTGGATGTCCACGCAGGCGATGCTGCGGATCACCTCGTGCTCGATGGGCTCGGTCATGAGACTCGAGGCTACCGCAAGCATGGCGGCAGAGAACGCTTGATGGAGGGGGAACAAGCGTGCAGGGTGGGGACATGGCAGCGAAGGAGCCCGTGGCGACGAAGGACAGAAACTACCTTGAGGTGTTCGACGACGTCGCCGAGTTGCTCGAGGCGTCGCGCGCAGCGTCGGCAAAATCCATCAACGCGCTGATGACGGCCGCGTACTGGCTGGTGGGGCGGCGCATCTTCGAGGGCGAGCAGCAAGGGAAGGGCCGCGCTGACTATGGTGCGCAGCTGGTCCAGAGGTTGGCGGGCGACCTGTCGGCGAGGTTCGGCCGGGGCTTCGGTCGCGCAAACCTCTTCCAGATGCGAGCGTTCTTCCTCGCATATCGTGACACTGTCCAGACAGCGTCTGGACAATCTGGCGGCGTGAAGAAAGTCCGGACGGCGTCTGGACAATTGGCTCGACAGGAAGTGCGGATGACGTCTGCACGGTTGCTCCCTGACCTGGCTCGGGCCTTCCCGTTGCCCTGGTCGCATTACGTGCGCATGCTCGCCGTGAAGAGCCCTTTGGCTCGGGCCTTCTACGAGGCCGAGGCGTTCCGCGGAGGCTGGACCTATCGGCAGCTCGACCGGCAGATCCAGAGCCAGTTCTACGAGCGTGCGGCGCTTTCGAAGAACAAGGTCTCGGTGCTCGCGAAAGGCTCGAAGGTCGAGGACGACCTCGCGCCTGAGGACGCCATCAAAAACCCCTTCATTCTCGAGTTCCTCGACCTCAAGGACGAATACTCCGAGAGCGACCTTGAGGAGGCGCTCGTCCAGAAGCTTGAGACGTTCCTCCTGGAGCTTGGAGGGGCGTTCGCCTTCGTCGGTCGCCAACGGCGGCTTCGCGTCGGGGACGAGTGGTACAAGGTCGACCTGGTCTTCTTCCACCGCGAGCTACGGTGCCTGGTCATCATCGACCTGAAGCTTGGGAAGTTCACCCACGCTGACGCGGGACAGATGCACCTGTACCTGAACTACGCGCGCGAGCACTGGAGGGTGAAGGGTGAGAACCCGCCAGTGGGTCTCATCCTCTGCGCGGAGAAGGACCATGCCGTCGCGCGCTACGCGCTGGAGGGGCTGCCGAACAAGGTCATGGCGGCCGAGTACCGCACTGCGCTCCCCGACGAGGAGACCCTTGCCGAGCAGGTACGCCAGGCTCAGGTCGCGCTCGTGCGCCGGAGGACGAGGTGACCGAGGCGAAGGAGCGCCCCGCGCCCCCGAAGGGGTAGGGAAACGACATCGCCCGTTGTTTCGTTGTCCCAATGTGGCCTCGAAACCCGCGTTTCTTGAGTGATGATACCTCTCATCTCTCAGACGCGTGGGCGGAAGCGACACCTCAACCTGGAAGTTGTCGGCCTGGAGGGGCCGCTCGGGGCGCCTCCCCCCTGGGAGTGGCAGCTCATCGAGTCGGCGCTCGCGAAGGTGCTCGATCCGAAACAGGCGAAGACCGGGGAGGCCCGCGATGCGACAGCGCCCTGAACGCACGGAGTGGGTCGCCTACGTGCGAGTCAGCACCGCCGAGCAGGCCGAGCGGGAGCTCTCGCTGCCCGCGCAGCAGAAGGCCATCCGCGAGTTCGCGGTCCGCCATGGCGCCACCATCGCGCAGGAGTACATCGAGGCCGGCGCCTCCGGCACGGACCGGAGGAGGCCCGTGCTGCAGCGGCTCCTCGGTGACGCGCTGAAGCCGACGAGCACCATCAGCACCATCGTGGTTCACCACACGTCGCGCTTCACCCGCGATGCGACGCACGCGCGGGTGATGAAGGCGAAGCTTCGAAAGGCGGGGGTTCGTGTGATGTCGGTGCTGCAGGAGTTCACCGATGATCCGGTGGGCAAGCTGATGGAGGGCTTCTTCGAGTGCATCGACCAGTACGAGTCGGAGCTGAACGGGCTGCGTACCTCGGCGGCGATGCGCGAGGCGGTGCGACAGGGGCACTGGCCTGGGGCGCGCGCCCCGTATGGCTACAGGAGCGTGCCCGTGGAGGTGCACCCCGGCGTCGTGCACCACCGACTCGTGCTTGAGCCGGCCGAGGCGGAGCTCGTGCGGGAGGCGTTCGAGCTCTACGTCGGCCAGAGCGGAGCGAAGTCCGTCGCGCGGACATTGAACCAGCGGGGGTACAGGACGCGGGCAGGGGCCTTGTGGTCGAAGAACCTGGTCATGCTGCTCCTCGAGGAGGAGGCGCTGACGGGCACGGTCTGGTGGGGCCGTCGGAAGGGGAGGGCACTGCGACCGAAGGAGGAGTGGATGTCACTGAAGGTTGAGCCGATTATCGACACGGAGACGTGGGCGCTCGCGCAGCAACTCCGTGGAGAGCGCGAGCCGAAGCGTACGCCCGGTCGGGCCCCGACGCGGCCGAAGCTGCTGAAGGGCCTCGCGTGGTGCGGGAAGTGCGGCGCGAGCTACCAGTATGAGACCGGCGGCAAGACGGTCATCAACGGGCACTACACGTATGGGTCTACAACTGTCGAAACCTCCTGCGCGTCGGGAAGGAAGCGTGCAGCGGATTCCGGATCTCGACCGAGACGCTGGATGCGGCCGTCTTGGGGGCGATCACGCGGATCGTCTGCACCGAGGAACGCGGGCGAGATATGGCGAGCCGCCGTGGTTGGCCCCTCGACCGGGTTCTCGACGCCTGGCGCACGCTTGTTCGCAGCGAGGAGATAGGCCGCGCCTACGTGCTGCGTCTCATAGAGCGCATAGAAGTTCACGGCGAACGGATCATCGTGACGCCGAAGACCGGAGGGAGAAAGGAGCCCGAGTCGAGCGATGAGCCATGACGAGCCAAAAAACGAGAAAAACCGCAGCCCTGTGTAGGTCCGCGGTTTCTCCCACTACCGTCATGCTGTGCTCCCCGAACGAAGCCCTGCGCGAACTCGTTCTTTGTTTCTCTCTAGAGAACTCGAATACTCTGAGGTGGAGAAGGCGCTGCAATTTCCAGCGGTTACGAGTGGATGGGTAGAGAAGCTTACCAATCGGGGACCGATTGGTCCGCCGCGAACTTTGCACCCGATTGAGTGCCAGAGCACGCCTTGCGGCGGATCAACACCTCGATTCTGGGTGGGTGGGAGAGAGACACACATGGCGGCCGCAGTCGGTGTGGCAGAGGGACACGGGATGACGGAGGCCCAGTTTCAGCCCCGTCTTGCGGCTCCCATATCCGCAACGTTGCCCTTCGCCCTCGAAGGCGGTTCTTGACTACGTCGCCCTACAGCCTTCTCCTACCTCCTCAGAGGTAGATGGCATGTCGGACCGCCCTGCTAGGTTACCCGACGCTCGTACACACGCCAGGAGGGCTAACGATGGGCGAGCTGACCGAGTTTGCATCGGGGGCAGGGCGAGGGCTTGGAGGGCTTTCTCGCCGACAGTTTGCGGAGCGAGCTGTGAAATCCAAAGAGGTGCTGCTCGCCGCCATGGGCCACTTGGGCCACCAGCACGTTAATGACTATGTGCGGGAGCCTAATGCTGTGCTTGAGGAGCAGGTACTTCTGGTGGCGCACTGCTTCGTCGCAACGTGGCCCACGAGGGAGAAGCCGCATCCCGTTGACGTCGTCGCGATGGCTGTCCTGAAGTGCGGGAAGTTGGAGGCATCGCTGGTCCGCCGCATCTTTGGCGGCTTCTCGCTGGAGAGCGATCTATCAGCCCCAACGGAAGCGCAGCTTCAAAAGGAGGGGCTTCGAATCGCCCGCGAGGTCGTGGTGCGCGACAGCCGCGCGGACCTCGTTGGATATGGCAAGGCGTTCTTCGAGCGTAACGTGATTGCCGTCGAGCTGAAGAATGCACCCGAGGCATGCGAGCGCCTCGCGGACCAGCTGGCGGACTATCGGCGTGCCGCCGACTCTGTTCGCGTTGTCATGTCGCCGGAGTGTCTGGCTCGTGCGTCGCTCGCACGCGGCGAACTGGCGGAGCCCTTCGCTTACGCCGAGTGCATCTCGAAGATGGGGGCTGAACTCTGGACTCTGGACTCAACCACGGGCGAGTTTCAGCGAATCAAAGGGGCCTCGTCGGGTGCGTATGTGTCCGCAGACTACGAATTACTCTGGACGCGGCTGGCCGGTGTGGCAGTAGCCGCGTAGTGACCAGGAGAATTCTTCGGCCGATCTCCACGTTGAGGTGTTCTATGGCTTTGAAGCAGGTCGCAGCACGGATGGAAGGCGACGTGTTCCAGGGGATGGTCTTCTGGCTGAACGCGGCCATGCTGCTTAGACCCTCGGCGAAGGTCTCGCGAGTATCGATCGAGCACGATCAGGCGGCGGGTGTCGACGACGTATCGGTTCACTACGATTCGCCAGGAATCAACGCCGGTGGGCGCTCGTGCGCGGCCGACTACTTCCAGGTGAAGTACCACGTCGATCGAAGCTCGGAGTACGCCTCCGACAGCTTCTGCGACCCGGATTTTATCGGCGCCACGCGTTCGCTGCTTCAGCGTTTCCACGATGCGCGCTCTCGGCTGGGCAACGCTGATGGCTGGTATAGGTTGAACCTGGTCAGCAACTGGCAGTGGGCCTCAAGTGACAGGCTCGGACCGCTTCTGCGTCAGTCGGAAGATGGCGCGCTTCCTGACCGGTTCTTCAGCGAGGGTGCGCGCTCAGAGCTCGGCAAGATCCGGAATGCGTGGCGCGAGCATCTCGAACTTTCTGAAGCCGACTTCGAAGACTTCGCGCGTCGTCTTCGGCTCCGCGTGGACTACCTCAGCCGCCCCGCTCTCAAGGATCTGCTCAACGAGCGTCTCATCAACGTTGGAATGCGAGAGATCCCCGTCGACAAGGCGCAGAATGTCTACGACTCGCTTACGCAGCACTTCATCATGAACGGGACCAACTCGTTCGACCGGGAGACGTTCCGCGCAATGTGCGAACGAGAGGGGCTGCTCGTTTCGCCGCCACCATCAGGTCCTCCAGTATTGGGCATTCGCAGCTTCATGCGGTTCGCGGAGCGCATGGAGGACGAGTGCATGTCCTTCGTCTGCGTGGCTAGCAACTTCGAGGGCCGTCACATTCGTTCTGCGGACTCCTGGCAGAACGTGGTTCTGCCTGACGTGGCGTCGTTCCTGAGGGGCGCCTCGTCGCTCCGCACGGACGAACACCACCTTCTGCTCGAATGCCACAGCTCACTCGCGTTCCTCGCCGGTTACGAACTCGACCGGAAATCGGGCGCGCAGGTCTTCCCCGTCCAGAAGGGCGTTCGGATGTCGGTGTGGAAGCCTGGGGGCTCAATGAGCATTGCGAACAGCGCGTGGGCAATGACGACGAGCCCCGCTGGTAGCGGCTCCGACGTGGCGATCTCCGTCTCCGTTTCCCGAGATGCACTCGCCGACGTGAAGGCGTACGCGGATGGTTCATCAGCCATCGGAGGGGTAGTCGACGCTCGTCCAGCGTCGGGCATCGGGCAGCGCGCGGTCGCAAACGCTGACCACGCCGTGGCACTCGCGGACAGCCTCGCCGAGGTGATTCGCGCGCACCGGCCCAAGGAGGGTGGCACGACACATCTCTTCATCGCTGCTCCCAACGCCCTCGCCTTCTTCCTCGGGCAGCATCGAGGAGCGCTGGGCAAGGTGCAGCTCTACGAGTTCGATTTCGAAGGTGAACGGGGAGGCTCGTACTCGCCGAGCATTCGCCTGCCCGCCTGACGAGGTTCGCAATGGAACTACCGACTGACTTCAAAGAATTCCTGCAAGAGATTCGGCCGACCGAGAATCAGCGCTCGGATCTGCAGACTGGGCACAAGACGCTGCGCGAGCGGTTGCTTGCGGACGAGGACCTGAAGAAGTGCTTCATCTCGGACTTCCTCCAGGGCAGCTATCGACGTGCAACGGCCATTCGTCCGAAGGGCGACCGCCGTTCTGACGTCGACATCATCGTCGTCACGAGACTCTCCGAGCGAGAGTACACGCCAGCGAAGGCGATGGACCTGTTCAAGCCATTCCTCGATAAACACTACAAGAGGAAGTGGCGGCAGCAGGGCCGCTCTTTCGGCATCGAGCTGTCGTACGTCGAGCTTGACCTGGTTCTCACTTCGGCTCCTTCGGAAGCGGAAGTGGGCATCCTGCGGTCGGACGCCGTCACGAGCGATGACGATCTCGAAGAGGCGAAGGACTGGCGCCTCCACCGTTCGTGGGTCGCGCTAGGTTCGCGCTACCGAAGCGATGCCAAGAACCTGCTCGCAGAGGCCAAAGGGCAGGACGAGTGGAGGGCGCAGCCGCTCCACATCCCTGATCGCGATGCGGACAAGTGGGAGCCCACGCATCCTCTCGCGCAGATAGCTTGGACGCGCGATAAGAACGCTCGCACCGACGGTCATTTCGTCAACGTCGTGAAGGCGATCAAGTGGTGGCGTGTCGAGAACTATGAGGAGCCGAAGCACCCGAAGGGCTTTCCGCTTGAGCGGCTCATCGGCGAGTGCTGCCCCGACGGCATTACGAGCGTCGCGGAGGGTATCGTGAAGACGCTAGAGAAGATAGTCTCGCAGTACGCACTGACTGTTCTGGCTGGTGGCAAGCCGATCCTTCCTGACTACGGCGTATCGACTCATGACGTCTTCAAGCGGATCTCCGCTGAGGACTTCAAGAAGTTCTACGACCAAGCAAAGACGGGCGCAGACCTCGCGCGCCGTGCCTACGCCTCGGAGGACCGAACGGAGAGTGGCAACCTCTGGCGCGAGCTGTTCGGGCGCAAGTTTCCGAAGCCGCCGGAAAGCGGGGGGGGGACGGGAGGGTCGAGCCGTGGTGGTTTCACGCCGCCAACGGGACCGGCCGTTCCGGGGAGCGGACGCTTCGCGTGACCTCAACGCCCGTCCTTACACCGCTCAAGATCGAGCGCGGCCTGCACGGGCTGCAGGGTATCGCTGCGTGCCTCGTCGAGGGTGGGCCGAGGTTCGACGAAAAAGTGCACTGCTGGGTCGTCACACTGTCACTCCATCGCGATGTCGGCGCTCGGTTCGTCGGAACGTCGACGAGATGGTGCGTACTCATCGACGGGAGCTATCCTTTCGGCCCTATCTCGTTCTACCCCGCCGCGGAAGGCGGGATCACCGCGACGTTCCCTCATCAACGGAAGAACACGGCTGGCCGCGAGCGACGTGGTTGGCGAGGTGGCAAGTTGTGTCTCGACTCTCCGTTTGGAGACGAGCGACGAGTAACCGTGGTTCGCGATCCAGTTGGCGACGTCGATGCGCGACTCAGGTGGCACGTCGAGCGCGCGATGGCATGGCTTCAGCACGCTGCCAACGACCAGCTCCTGGCTGAGGGTGAACCATTCGAATTGCCCGAACGCCCTCACACCATCGTGCGAGAGTGGGAGCGCCACCTCGTTGTGCACGACGAGACCGCAACTTCGTTCGCGGCGTGGAGCGGCCGAGAGCGTTCCTTTGGTCGTGCGCGTTTCGGCGCTGTCACCGACATCGGCGGTGCACTTGGAGTATCTCGTTTCGAAGACCAGCAAGGAATCACCATTCGCACCTGGGCTGGCCGTGAGCTTGGCGATCTCGGGAAAGGCTACGTCAACGGCTTTTGGTGGCTCTTGCCCAAGCCCATCGTTTTGCTGCCGTGGCAGGCGCCTGGCACATGGGGGGAGCTTCGACGGATCGCGAAAGCGATGGGGCTCGAAACCGATGCAATGCTGCGATGGCTCTTCCCCTCAATTCGAGGCGCGAAGGCGAGGAGCGTTCTGCTGCTCGGTTACCCCGTGCCTCTGCGCGTTGGTGCGTCGCCTTCTGAGGTGCACTGGGACGCCCTCCTGCTGCCATGCCTGAACGAAGCGGCGGGGAAACCGCCGAGTGGTTTTCGCCCAAACGCGCGCGGTTGGTGGCACCGCGACCGATTCGGGAAGTTCGCGGACAACGTTCCGCTCGAGTACTTGTACTTGGAGAACTGGAGCCCCCAGCGTCTCCAAGCTCGCGGCCGACTTCCAAGTGCAGTGCGGGACCTGCGAATCGCGCTTCTTGGCGTCGGCGCTCTTGGTTCGCTCCTCGCGGAGATGCTCGTGCGCGCGGGCGTCACGGATATTGCCCTCGTCGATGACGACCGTGTGGATGCTGGCAACGTGTGCCGACATGTGGCCACGCTCGTCGATGTCCGTAAGGGCAAGGTGCAGGTCGTTGCGCAGCGACTGCGGCAGATTTCGCCGGCTGTTCGAGTCGTTGAGGTGAGCAAGGCTCTCTGTGGCGACGCGAAGACAATCGTCGAGCGGCTCGACCCTTATGATGTCGTCATCGAGTGCACGGCTTCAGACGAGGCCGTGACGTTGCTCGCGACGGGGTGGTGGTCGATCCCGCGTGTCTTCGCTTCGTTCTCACTCGGCTACGGCGGGAAGCGACTCTTTTCGTTCGGCGTGAGCGGCCACGAGTTCCCCCAGCAGGAGTTCACATCGAACGTTCGCTTGTGGATCGAGCACGAGGCGGCAACATGGGCCAACAGTGAAGAGGTCCTTGAGGGAGCAGGGTGCTGGTCGCCGCTGTTCCCGGCTCGCTACGACGACGTGGTAATGGCTGCCGCAACATGCGTGAAGGAACTTGAGACGCTCGTCGCGCAGCGGCCACGCGCCCCTCGCTTTCGGGTGTTCGCGCAGACCGCCTCCGACG
Protein-coding sequences here:
- a CDS encoding SAVED domain-containing protein, with translation MALKQVAARMEGDVFQGMVFWLNAAMLLRPSAKVSRVSIEHDQAAGVDDVSVHYDSPGINAGGRSCAADYFQVKYHVDRSSEYASDSFCDPDFIGATRSLLQRFHDARSRLGNADGWYRLNLVSNWQWASSDRLGPLLRQSEDGALPDRFFSEGARSELGKIRNAWREHLELSEADFEDFARRLRLRVDYLSRPALKDLLNERLINVGMREIPVDKAQNVYDSLTQHFIMNGTNSFDRETFRAMCEREGLLVSPPPSGPPVLGIRSFMRFAERMEDECMSFVCVASNFEGRHIRSADSWQNVVLPDVASFLRGASSLRTDEHHLLLECHSSLAFLAGYELDRKSGAQVFPVQKGVRMSVWKPGGSMSIANSAWAMTTSPAGSGSDVAISVSVSRDALADVKAYADGSSAIGGVVDARPASGIGQRAVANADHAVALADSLAEVIRAHRPKEGGTTHLFIAAPNALAFFLGQHRGALGKVQLYEFDFEGERGGSYSPSIRLPA
- a CDS encoding SDR family oxidoreductase; translation: MFDERSAGVGQRDAARRAVEEADAKTCFELRDRAAHRRKALSKEVAPQGVRVNRVSPGWVETEASVGFMSEIAAKNGTDEAGAKELVMRSLGGIPLGRPALPAEIAELIGFLVSDRASAITGAEYVIDGGTVPVS
- a CDS encoding SMODS domain-containing nucleotidyltransferase; amino-acid sequence: MELPTDFKEFLQEIRPTENQRSDLQTGHKTLRERLLADEDLKKCFISDFLQGSYRRATAIRPKGDRRSDVDIIVVTRLSEREYTPAKAMDLFKPFLDKHYKRKWRQQGRSFGIELSYVELDLVLTSAPSEAEVGILRSDAVTSDDDLEEAKDWRLHRSWVALGSRYRSDAKNLLAEAKGQDEWRAQPLHIPDRDADKWEPTHPLAQIAWTRDKNARTDGHFVNVVKAIKWWRVENYEEPKHPKGFPLERLIGECCPDGITSVAEGIVKTLEKIVSQYALTVLAGGKPILPDYGVSTHDVFKRISAEDFKKFYDQAKTGADLARRAYASEDRTESGNLWRELFGRKFPKPPESGGGTGGSSRGGFTPPTGPAVPGSGRFA
- a CDS encoding LysR family transcriptional regulator, producing MSSAIAKLEARLGVRLFNRTTRSVSLTDAGRAFVEQVAPGLEDIRGAMDAARSQQAKPSGMLRINTFATAAREILAPLVLEYLRRHPDVHVDIVTEGRLVDLVAEGFDFGMRMANLVPTDMIAIPLGEPQRNAIVASPAYLKKHGRPRVPSDLFRHRCIRVRLPNSSLFRWEFRKRGQTALIDVTGPITLDEASLSRIAVLEGIGLGFFMEPDVRGDIEAGRLVRVLEDWTPELARHCFYYPGRRNSSAAHTAFVALAREVAVARK
- a CDS encoding recombinase family protein, which translates into the protein MRQRPERTEWVAYVRVSTAEQAERELSLPAQQKAIREFAVRHGATIAQEYIEAGASGTDRRRPVLQRLLGDALKPTSTISTIVVHHTSRFTRDATHARVMKAKLRKAGVRVMSVLQEFTDDPVGKLMEGFFECIDQYESELNGLRTSAAMREAVRQGHWPGARAPYGYRSVPVEVHPGVVHHRLVLEPAEAELVREAFELYVGQSGAKSVARTLNQRGYRTRAGALWSKNLVMLLLEEEALTGTVWWGRRKGRALRPKEEWMSLKVEPIIDTETWALAQQLRGEREPKRTPGRAPTRPKLLKGLAWCGKCGASYQYETGGKTVINGHYTYGSTTVETSCASGRKRAADSGSRPRRWMRPSWGRSRGSSAPRNAGEIWRAAVVGPSTGFSTPGARLFAARR
- a CDS encoding HesA/MoeB/ThiF family protein; amino-acid sequence: MTSTPVLTPLKIERGLHGLQGIAACLVEGGPRFDEKVHCWVVTLSLHRDVGARFVGTSTRWCVLIDGSYPFGPISFYPAAEGGITATFPHQRKNTAGRERRGWRGGKLCLDSPFGDERRVTVVRDPVGDVDARLRWHVERAMAWLQHAANDQLLAEGEPFELPERPHTIVREWERHLVVHDETATSFAAWSGRERSFGRARFGAVTDIGGALGVSRFEDQQGITIRTWAGRELGDLGKGYVNGFWWLLPKPIVLLPWQAPGTWGELRRIAKAMGLETDAMLRWLFPSIRGAKARSVLLLGYPVPLRVGASPSEVHWDALLLPCLNEAAGKPPSGFRPNARGWWHRDRFGKFADNVPLEYLYLENWSPQRLQARGRLPSAVRDLRIALLGVGALGSLLAEMLVRAGVTDIALVDDDRVDAGNVCRHVATLVDVRKGKVQVVAQRLRQISPAVRVVEVSKALCGDAKTIVERLDPYDVVIECTASDEAVTLLATGWWSIPRVFASFSLGYGGKRLFSFGVSGHEFPQQEFTSNVRLWIEHEAATWANSEEVLEGAGCWSPLFPARYDDVVMAAATCVKELETLVAQRPRAPRFRVFAQTASDDGFQGFVPEAIPPTVEAKAP
- a CDS encoding PDDEXK nuclease domain-containing protein, which encodes MAAKEPVATKDRNYLEVFDDVAELLEASRAASAKSINALMTAAYWLVGRRIFEGEQQGKGRADYGAQLVQRLAGDLSARFGRGFGRANLFQMRAFFLAYRDTVQTASGQSGGVKKVRTASGQLARQEVRMTSARLLPDLARAFPLPWSHYVRMLAVKSPLARAFYEAEAFRGGWTYRQLDRQIQSQFYERAALSKNKVSVLAKGSKVEDDLAPEDAIKNPFILEFLDLKDEYSESDLEEALVQKLETFLLELGGAFAFVGRQRRLRVGDEWYKVDLVFFHRELRCLVIIDLKLGKFTHADAGQMHLYLNYAREHWRVKGENPPVGLILCAEKDHAVARYALEGLPNKVMAAEYRTALPDEETLAEQVRQAQVALVRRRTR